The Amphritea atlantica sequence TCTAGCGCGTCGCGTAGCAACGTCTGGCCGCTAGTAACTGCCTTGTAAACGCTAGAGGCGTTTTACAGACCGTAAGTATCAGCCATATCTTCCAGAGAAACCGGTACGATCTTATCTGCATGACCGGCAGTACCGAATGCTTCATAACGAGCAATACAGATGTCGCTCATCGCATCCATAGTCACTTTAAGGAATTTACGCGGGTCGAATTCTGACGGATTCTGTGCAAGGAAGCGACGTACCGCGCCAGTGGATGCCAGACGCAGATCGGTATCGATATTGACCTTACGCACACCGTGCCTGATCCCCTCTACGATCTGCTCAACCGGCACACCGTAGGTCTCAGGAATTTCACCCCCGAACTCGTTGATAATCGCCAGCCACTCCTGTGGAACAGAAGAGGAACCGTGCATCACCAGGTGAGTATTCGGGATGCGATCGTGGATCGCTTTAATACGATCAATCGCCAGAATATCGCCGGTTGGCGGACGGGTAAACTTATAAGCACCGTGGGAGGTACCGCAGGCAATTGCCAGCGCATCGACACCGGTTTTAGCAACAAAGTCAGCCGCCTCTTCAGGGTCGGTCAACATCTGCTCGTGGGACAGCGTGCCCTCAGCGCCAACACCGTCTTCTTCACCGGCCTGGCCGGTTTCCAGAGACCCCAGACAGCCCAGCTCGCCTTCAACGGAAACACCGCAGGCGTGTGCCATCTCCACGGTACGACGGGTTACATCAACGTTATATTCGTAGTCAGAGGGTGTCTTACCATCCGCTTTCAGGGAACCATCCATCATCACGGAGGAGAACCCCATCGCGATAGACCGCTGACAGATTGCCGGCGAGGTACCGTGATCCTGGTGCATACACACAGGGATATGCGGAAACTCAGCGATTGCCGCCAGAATCATATGGCGCAGGAAGTTGGACCCCGCATATTTACGGGCGCCAGCAGATGCCTGAACAATAACCGGAGAGTTAGTCTTGTCCGCCGCTTCCATGATCGCGCGCATCTGTTCCAGATTGTTTACGTTAAACGCCGGGATACCATAGTCGTTCTCTGCTGCATGATCCAGCAACTGACGCATACTGATAAGAGCCATATGTTCACCTTTTGAAATTGTCAGACCGGTTTGCGATCTTGAACTCTATAGTTAGCAGCACGTACAACGGCTGCTATTTAAATAATGTTTTAATTAAGCACGTGACTCGAGCATCGCCACCGCAGGGAGTACTTTTCCTTCAACAAACTCGAGGAAAGCGCCACCGCCGGTAGAGATATAAGATACCTGCTCAGCAATTCCATACTTATCCACAGCCGCCAGGGTGTCTCCACCGCCGGCAATAGAAAAGCCTTTATTCTCAGCGATCGCCATCGACAGCGCTTTAGTGCCTTCGCCAAACTGATCAAACTCAAAGACACCGACCGGTCCGTTCCAGATAATCGTGCCAGCTTCTTTCAACAGTTCTGCAAGATCCGCTGCTGACTGTGGGCCAATATCCAGAATCATATCATCTTCAGCAACTTCATCGACCAGCTTAACCGTCGCGACAGCGGTTTCTGCAAACTCAGTTGCCACTACCACATCGACCGGCAGTGGAATATTCACCTTTTCCATCAGCGCTTTCGCGGTAGGAATCAGGTCATGTTCACACAGTGATTTACCCACCGGTTTGCCCGCGGCTGCCAGGAAAGTATTGGCAATACCACCACCAACAATCAGTTGATCTACTTTATCTGACAGGGATTCCAGTACGGTCAGTTTAGTTGAAACTTTAGAACCACCGACGATGGCAGCCATGGGCCGGGCCGGTTTATCCAGCGCCTTGGCCAGTGCGTCCAGTTCACCGGCCAGCAATGGGCCAGCACAGGCAACCGGGGCAAACTTAGCCACCCCATGGGTGGAAGCCTGAGCGCGGTGCGCGGTACCAAACGCATCCATGACATAGATATCACAGAGCGCAGCCATCTTCCTGGACAGCGCCTCATCGTCTTTCTTCTCACCAACATTGAAGCGAACATTTTCCAGCAGCACAACATCGCCTTCAGCAACCTCGAAACCACCCTCGAGCCATGCCTTAATCAGCGGCACTTCACGTCCCAGCAAACTGCTCAGGTGGGTAGCAACCGGCGCCAGGGAACTGGCTTCATCATACTCGCCCTCCGCAGGACGCCCCAGGTGAGACATCAGCATCACCTTAGCACCCGCAGCCAGGGCATGCTTTATAGTTGGCAGCGAAGCACGGATACGGGCATCGCTGGTGACCTTACCATCCTTAACGGGCACATTGAGATCTTCACGGATCAGAACACGCTTGCCCTTCAGATCCAGTTCGGTCATTTTCAATACGCTCATACTATTTCCTGCTTTGTAGTCTAAAAATGTAAGGTATCGTCTTCGAAGACCATACCCTGAAATTATATCCGGAGCTGTCTCAATCAGGCTGGCAGTTTAACCATCCCTGCGCGACATCCAGCATGCGATTGGCAAAGCCCCACTCATTATCAAACCAGCACATCAGTTTTATCATGTTGCCACCACTGACGCGGGTCTGCGTACCATCAACGATCCCTGAACGGGAATCGCGATTGAAGTCTACCGATGCATGTGGCTCTTCGGTATACCCCAAAAGACCCTTTAACGGTCCGTCTGCAGCGCGCTGCAGGATCTGATTAACCTGAGCCGCATCGGTCTCCCGGGAGACATTGAGCGAGATATCCAACAATGACACATTGATGGTTGGCACCCGCACATGCAGCGACTCAAAACGACCCGCCAGCTCGGGCAACAATCGGTCGATACCGCGATTAAGTCCGGTATTAACCGGAATAATCGATTGCATGGCACTCCGTGTGAGGCGCAGATCGGTCTGATGATAGCTGTCGATCACCGGCTGATCATTCATCGCCGAGTGAATCGTGGTGGTTAATCCGCTGATAATACCCAGTTCCCGGTGCAGCAGATCCAGAATCGGCACAATACAGTTAGTCGAACAGGAGCCTGCCGCAACAATCGTATGCTCTGCAGCCAGCAACTGCTGGTTAAAGCCGTAGATAATCGTCGCATCGACATCACTGCCGGCTGGCTGTGAGAAGAGGAGTTTTTTAGCGCCACTATCGAGATGTTGCTGGGCGGTCAGCCGGTCACTGAATGAACCGGAACACTCCAGCACCAGATCGATATCCATCGCCTGCCAGGGCATCGCCGACGACCGGGCTTCGTTGAGCACCCGGATCGCATCGCCATTGATCAGCAGCTCACGACCGTTATGCTCTACCGGCAGCGGAAAACGGCCGTGGGTGGTGTCATAGCGGGTCAGATAGGTGACCGTTTCGATATCAGACAGCTCATTAATCGCTACAATCTGTAACTGATCACGGTAGCCACACTCATAGATCGCCCGCAGGACACTCTGCCCGATACGGCCATAACCATTTATTGCAACCCGATACGCCATACGACCTCGTTAAACAAAAAGGCCAACTGATACAGCTGGCCTTTTTATACGCCTGAACTTACAGAACAGACTTCACTTTTTCGACTACGTTGTCGACGGTAAAGCCAAACAGCTTAAACAGATCGCCCGCCGGAGCAGACTCACCGAAACTGGTCATACCGACGATAGCACCGTTAAGACCCACATACTTGTACCAGAAGTCAGCCTGAGCCGCTTCAACCGCAACCCGCGCAGTGATATTAGCAGGCAGTACCGCTTCACGGTATTCAGCATCCTGCTTATCAAACAGATCGGTAGATGGCATAGAGACGACACGAACCTGTTTACCCTCGGCTTCCAGCGCTGCGGCAGCATCCATCGCCAGACCCACTTCAGAGCCGGTGGCGATCAGAATAGCATCGGGAGTGCTGGCCGTGTCGCGCAGGATATATCCGCCGCGAGCAATATTCGCCAGTTGCTCATCGTTGCGCTGCTGATGTGGCAGGTTCTGCCGGGAGAAGATCATCGCCGTCGGGCCATCGGCACGCTCCAGGGCAGCCTTCCACGCAACGGCAGATTCAACCGCATCCGCCGGACGCCAGGTGCTCATGTTCGGGGTGTGACGCAGATTAGCGATCTGCTCAACTGGCTGATGGGTCGGACCATCTTCACCCAGACCGATAGAGTCATGGGTATACACATGAATCGCGCGCAGCTTCATCAGCGCCGCCATCCGCAGGGCGTTACGGGCGTATTCCATAAATACCAGGAAGGTTGCACCGTAAGGAACAAAGCCGCCGTGCAGGGCGATACCATTCATGATGGCGGACATACCAAACTCACGTACGCCGTAGAACAGATAGTTACCCGATGCGTCATCTTTAGTTACACCTTTGCAACCGGACCACAGCGTCAGGTTAGAACCGGCCAGGTCAGCAGAGCCGCCCATCAGTTCAGGCAGCAGCGGGCCATAGGCATTGAGGGCATTCTGAGACGCTTTGCGGGAGGCGATCGTCTCACCTTTCTCCTGCAGTTCTTTGATATAGGCATCGGCTTTTTCAGAGAAATCAGCCGGCAGCTGACCGGTATAACGACGGATCAGCTCGCGGGCTTCCGCAGGGTAAGCTTTGCTGTACTCAGCAAAACGTTCTTCCCAGTCATTTTCCAGAACCGCACCGGATTCCAGTCCATTCCACTGGGCAGCGATATCTTCAGGGATAACAAAAGCTTCATGTTCCCAGCCCAGCTGTTTACGGGCCAGAGCAATCTCTTCATCGCCCAGAGGTGCACCGTGGCAATCCTCTTTACCCTGCTTGTTAGGCGAACCGAAACCGATGATGGTTTTGCAGCAGATCAGCGTCGGCTGATCCTCATTGTCCTGGGCCGCTTCAATGGCAGCTTTAATCTGCTCAGCATCGTGACCGTCAACCGCCGGGATCACCTGCCAGCCATAGGCTTCGAAGCGCTTAGGGGTATCGTCAGTGAACCAGCCGTCGACCTCGCCATCGATAGAGATGCCGTTATCATCGTAGAACGCGATCAGCTTGCCCAGTCCCAGCGTACCCGCCAGCGAGCACGCTTCGTGGGAGATGCCTTCCATCAGACAGCCATCACCCAGGAATACGTAGGTGTGGTGATCGATAATCTCATGACCTTCGCGGTTAAACTGTGCCGCCATCGATTTTTCAGCAATGGCAAAGCCCACCGCATTGGTGATCCCCTGGCCCAGCGGACCGGTGGTGGTTTCAACACCCGGCGCATAACCATATTCGGGATGACCGGCTGTCCGGGAGTGCAGCTGACGGAAGTTTTTGAGGTCCTCAATTGAGAGGTCGTAACCGGTCAGGTGCAGCAGACTGTAGATCAGCATTGAACCGTGACCGTTCGACAGAACAAAACGGTCGCGATCCAGCCAATGCGGGTTTGCCGGATTATGTTTCAGGAA is a genomic window containing:
- the fba gene encoding fructose-bisphosphate aldolase class II (catalyzes the reversible aldol condensation of dihydroxyacetonephosphate and glyceraldehyde 3-phosphate in the Calvin cycle, glycolysis, and/or gluconeogenesis), which encodes MALISMRQLLDHAAENDYGIPAFNVNNLEQMRAIMEAADKTNSPVIVQASAGARKYAGSNFLRHMILAAIAEFPHIPVCMHQDHGTSPAICQRSIAMGFSSVMMDGSLKADGKTPSDYEYNVDVTRRTVEMAHACGVSVEGELGCLGSLETGQAGEEDGVGAEGTLSHEQMLTDPEEAADFVAKTGVDALAIACGTSHGAYKFTRPPTGDILAIDRIKAIHDRIPNTHLVMHGSSSVPQEWLAIINEFGGEIPETYGVPVEQIVEGIRHGVRKVNIDTDLRLASTGAVRRFLAQNPSEFDPRKFLKVTMDAMSDICIARYEAFGTAGHADKIVPVSLEDMADTYGL
- a CDS encoding phosphoglycerate kinase, with product MSVLKMTELDLKGKRVLIREDLNVPVKDGKVTSDARIRASLPTIKHALAAGAKVMLMSHLGRPAEGEYDEASSLAPVATHLSSLLGREVPLIKAWLEGGFEVAEGDVVLLENVRFNVGEKKDDEALSRKMAALCDIYVMDAFGTAHRAQASTHGVAKFAPVACAGPLLAGELDALAKALDKPARPMAAIVGGSKVSTKLTVLESLSDKVDQLIVGGGIANTFLAAAGKPVGKSLCEHDLIPTAKALMEKVNIPLPVDVVVATEFAETAVATVKLVDEVAEDDMILDIGPQSAADLAELLKEAGTIIWNGPVGVFEFDQFGEGTKALSMAIAENKGFSIAGGGDTLAAVDKYGIAEQVSYISTGGGAFLEFVEGKVLPAVAMLESRA
- a CDS encoding erythrose-4-phosphate dehydrogenase; this translates as MAYRVAINGYGRIGQSVLRAIYECGYRDQLQIVAINELSDIETVTYLTRYDTTHGRFPLPVEHNGRELLINGDAIRVLNEARSSAMPWQAMDIDLVLECSGSFSDRLTAQQHLDSGAKKLLFSQPAGSDVDATIIYGFNQQLLAAEHTIVAAGSCSTNCIVPILDLLHRELGIISGLTTTIHSAMNDQPVIDSYHQTDLRLTRSAMQSIIPVNTGLNRGIDRLLPELAGRFESLHVRVPTINVSLLDISLNVSRETDAAQVNQILQRAADGPLKGLLGYTEEPHASVDFNRDSRSGIVDGTQTRVSGGNMIKLMCWFDNEWGFANRMLDVAQGWLNCQPD
- the tkt gene encoding transketolase, with the translated sequence MSSRRELANAIRALSMDAVQKAKSGHPGAPMGMADIAEVLWNDFLKHNPANPHWLDRDRFVLSNGHGSMLIYSLLHLTGYDLSIEDLKNFRQLHSRTAGHPEYGYAPGVETTTGPLGQGITNAVGFAIAEKSMAAQFNREGHEIIDHHTYVFLGDGCLMEGISHEACSLAGTLGLGKLIAFYDDNGISIDGEVDGWFTDDTPKRFEAYGWQVIPAVDGHDAEQIKAAIEAAQDNEDQPTLICCKTIIGFGSPNKQGKEDCHGAPLGDEEIALARKQLGWEHEAFVIPEDIAAQWNGLESGAVLENDWEERFAEYSKAYPAEARELIRRYTGQLPADFSEKADAYIKELQEKGETIASRKASQNALNAYGPLLPELMGGSADLAGSNLTLWSGCKGVTKDDASGNYLFYGVREFGMSAIMNGIALHGGFVPYGATFLVFMEYARNALRMAALMKLRAIHVYTHDSIGLGEDGPTHQPVEQIANLRHTPNMSTWRPADAVESAVAWKAALERADGPTAMIFSRQNLPHQQRNDEQLANIARGGYILRDTASTPDAILIATGSEVGLAMDAAAALEAEGKQVRVVSMPSTDLFDKQDAEYREAVLPANITARVAVEAAQADFWYKYVGLNGAIVGMTSFGESAPAGDLFKLFGFTVDNVVEKVKSVL